A genomic segment from Candidatus Brocadia sinica JPN1 encodes:
- a CDS encoding DUF5666 domain-containing protein: MKCKNIFVTAVLFLFCFSVPAGFDYASAYEDHRHGNHNGHDDTHGRGKTGIRGVVSSVSGSTISVLGMDIDANAAEIGLRDCDSSLSVDDIIEGDMIEVKGNMKDGSFVASIIKIEGAGKLEGTVEAVDSDSITLLGKEIDITSARCIKGKPTVGKKARVYVRNSDPGLTALAVKATGIMGH; this comes from the coding sequence ATGAAGTGTAAAAATATATTCGTTACCGCTGTTCTGTTTCTTTTCTGTTTTAGTGTACCAGCCGGATTTGATTACGCCAGTGCTTATGAGGATCATCGTCATGGCAATCATAATGGCCATGACGATACGCATGGCAGGGGCAAAACCGGAATACGAGGCGTGGTAAGCTCGGTATCCGGGTCAACAATCTCAGTCCTCGGTATGGATATAGATGCAAACGCCGCTGAAATAGGATTAAGGGATTGCGATTCCTCACTGAGCGTTGACGACATTATAGAAGGCGATATGATTGAGGTAAAAGGGAATATGAAGGATGGATCGTTTGTTGCCAGTATAATTAAAATAGAGGGAGCCGGGAAGCTGGAGGGAACCGTGGAGGCTGTAGACAGCGATTCTATCACTCTCCTGGGCAAAGAGATTGATATTACATCCGCCAGATGCATTAAAGGAAAACCCACGGTAGGGAAAAAGGCCAGGGTTTACGTGAGAAATTCGGATCCTGGTTTAACAGCCCTTGCCGTCAAAGCTACAGGGATCATGGGACACTAA
- a CDS encoding YHS domain-containing protein: MNSILRTALVITCVVGFHNMFIGKTLWACAGCNEVGEYPVQKKTNGKSEKAETVKDPVCGMEVSDIKKAPREEYNGKVYYFCAEHCKKIFKKDPGSYRKEKP; this comes from the coding sequence ATGAACAGCATTTTACGTACAGCATTAGTAATAACCTGTGTCGTTGGTTTCCATAACATGTTTATTGGTAAAACCCTATGGGCCTGTGCGGGTTGTAACGAAGTAGGGGAATATCCAGTTCAAAAAAAGACAAACGGGAAGAGTGAAAAGGCCGAGACGGTAAAAGATCCTGTATGCGGCATGGAAGTCAGTGATATCAAAAAGGCTCCCAGGGAAGAGTATAATGGGAAAGTTTACTACTTCTGCGCGGAACATTGTAAAAAGATCTTCAAAAAAGACCCTGGGTCTTATAGAAAAGAGAAACCATGA